Genomic segment of Alkalidesulfovibrio alkalitolerans DSM 16529:
TGGATGTTCTTGCCCGCGTCCTCCTCCATGTGGATGCGCGTCACGCCGATGACCTTGCGCTCGCCGCCCGCCTCGATTTCCACGCGGCCGCGCTCGCACAGCGGCTGCTCGTACTGGCTGATCTGATAGGCCTTGGGCAGGTCGGGGTAGAAATAGTTCTTGCGCGCGAAGATGCTCTTCAGGTTGACCATGGCCTCGATGGCCATGGCCATCTTGCAGGCGTACTCCAGGGCGCGCTCGTTCATCACCGGCAGCACGCCTGGCATGCCCGCGCAGACCGGGCAGACGTTGGTGTTGGGCTCGTCGCCGAAGCGCGTGGCGCAGGCGCAGAATAGCTTGGTGTTGGTCGTGAGTTGGGCGTGAACCTCAAGCCCGATGACGGCTTCGTATTGTGCCATGCGTGAACATCCTTCTCGGGAAAATGGCGGGACGCACCGGCCCCAAGACGTGACTATAGCCCCACGGCGACGCCGGGGCAAGGCCGCCTCCCCGGGGCGGCCATCAGCCTGATGAAAAACACCGCGGGGCGGACTGTCCGAAAATCTCCAGGGGCGGCGCCTTGGCGGCAACGCCGCAGATGGCGCCTTTCACAGACTGTTACTTTTTCGCCGCGCCGTACAGCGCCGGATTGAGCGCCGGATCGTTGTACATCTTGAACTGGAAGTAGACCTTGGGCCGCTTGGTTCCGGCTGCGTACTCGGCCACGAGATCCACTATCGCCGCCAGAAGGTCGGCGCGCTGCTCCAAGAGGACGTCGAGCTTGGCCGCGCAGGCCTCGCGGTGCGCCTGCTCCGCGTCCGCGCGCCGCGTCTGCTCGGCCATGTGGAAGACCTTCAGCGCCAGGATGGAGAGTCGGTCCACGGCCATGCCCACGGTCTCGGTGTTGCGCCTTTCGGACGCATTCGCCGGAAGCAGCGGGGCCATGAGGCCAATCAGGGCCGCATCCACCTTCTCGATCAGGTCGTTGCGCTCCTGGTTCAGGCGATCGATGCGGCGCTTGCAGTCGGCGATGACCTCGGGGCCCACGTCCGTGCGTCTGGCCTCGTCCTCCACGTGCCACAGTCGAAAGTTGGCCAGGTGCTGGGCCAGAACCAGGGCCGAGAACGCCTCGCGTGGCCCGGCCGGAGAAGAATCCGCAAGGCCCGGCTCGGCCTCGTGCCAGTCGGCCGTGGCCTTCTCCTGGGCGGCCGCGCACTCCGTGAGCATTTCCCGCACGTCGGCAAGGGTTGCGGCAACGGCGCTCACGGCTGCCCCCCGCCAAGCGCGTCGCGATGCACGAGGATGTGGACGCGCACCGGGTTCTTGATGCGGAAGGCGATATATTCGCTCTCCTCGCCCGCGCCGCAGTAGTAGTCGATGCGGCCACCCTTGATCACGCCGCCGGTGTCCTGGGCCAGGCCGATGCCCTGCACCACGCGCCGCGGTTCGCCGGGACCGGTCGGAAGCTCGGCCGAAAACGGCACGATGGAGCCAAGCGGCAATAGCTTCGGGTCGGTGGCCAGGGAGACGTAGGCCGTGACCGGACGGCCCATGCTGCCCAAGGGCGGGCTGTCCGAAAGCGTAAAGAAGACATAGCTCGGGTTCTCGGCCAGGATATCATGGCCGCCCGGTCCCATGCGCCTCAATGCCTCGCGGATGCCCTCGCGGTGCATGGCGCCCGGCTCGATGTGACCGCGCGAGAGCAGAAGCCGCTCCGAGGAGACGAAGGCATGGCCGTTCTTGCCCGCATAGAGCACGGGCTGGATGCGGCCGTCTGGGAAACGCAGATAGCCCGAGCCCTGCACCTGGAGATGGTAGACGTCCCAAGGGTGGCGCGTCCAGGCGATCTCAAGCCCCCGTCCGGCGAGCGCGCCCTGCATTTCGATTTGGCGGCGATCGAAGTACGGCACGACGCGGCCGTTTTCGACCCGATAGACGAGCTGCTGCCCCTCCCAACGGGGGTGGAAGAGTCCGAGGTCCACGCTCTGCAGGTCCGAAGGCCTGCCGTAGAGCGGGTATTCGTAGCCGGGCGCGCGCACCGGGCTCGCGTCGATCATGGGCGCGTAGTAGCCGGTCATGAGCGGGTCGGGGTCGAGCGTGTACCAGACGAACTCGCGACCGAGCAGCGCGGGGTCGGCGTCGAGAAGCGGCAGGATGTCCAGAAGGCGGCGCACCGAAAGGGTCAACTGCGCCCAGGTCAGGCGCAGCTCCGGCCTGTCCAGGGCCAGGGCGTCCTGGGGCCTGGATTCGAGATACGACAGGCTGAGCGAGAGCGGCCCGGTTAGCTCACGCCAAGAATCCAGGCGCTGTTCGCGGATGTCGATGTGCTCGGCCAGGGCCATGGCCTCGGCCGGGCCTATGCGGCGAAAGCCTTCCTCCGCCACGGGAGGCGGTGGCGGCGGCGCGGGTTTTGGAGGCGGCACAGGGGCCTTGGGCGCGCAGGCGAAAATGGTCAAGGCCGTCAGGACGAGCAGCAGACCGCGAAGCGTTCGAGTCATGGAGTTATCCTTGAGGTTATCGTACCGGGATCGAGGCGTCGAAGAACTTACCCACGCCATACTCCCGGCGGCGCAGGAACTTTTCCGGCGATGGGCCGGTGATCTGCATCTCTGGGTGCTGCTTTTGCACTTCCAGAGCAATGCGCATCTCCTTGGTGCAGCCCGTGGAGAAGGTCGCGTCCTTGCCCGCCCAGAACGGGGGGACTTTCTGGCCCATCAGCTCAAAACTCTTCTCGATGTCCTCCACGGTCTGGAACCGCCAGACGTCGATGAGACCCGAACGCTGGACCCGCTCCCACATATACATCAGATCGTCGGCGTCCATGCCCTCGATGAAGTG
This window contains:
- a CDS encoding DUF4254 domain-containing protein, giving the protein MLTECAAAQEKATADWHEAEPGLADSSPAGPREAFSALVLAQHLANFRLWHVEDEARRTDVGPEVIADCKRRIDRLNQERNDLIEKVDAALIGLMAPLLPANASERRNTETVGMAVDRLSILALKVFHMAEQTRRADAEQAHREACAAKLDVLLEQRADLLAAIVDLVAEYAAGTKRPKVYFQFKMYNDPALNPALYGAAKK
- a CDS encoding MltA domain-containing protein, whose protein sequence is MTRTLRGLLLVLTALTIFACAPKAPVPPPKPAPPPPPPVAEEGFRRIGPAEAMALAEHIDIREQRLDSWRELTGPLSLSLSYLESRPQDALALDRPELRLTWAQLTLSVRRLLDILPLLDADPALLGREFVWYTLDPDPLMTGYYAPMIDASPVRAPGYEYPLYGRPSDLQSVDLGLFHPRWEGQQLVYRVENGRVVPYFDRRQIEMQGALAGRGLEIAWTRHPWDVYHLQVQGSGYLRFPDGRIQPVLYAGKNGHAFVSSERLLLSRGHIEPGAMHREGIREALRRMGPGGHDILAENPSYVFFTLSDSPPLGSMGRPVTAYVSLATDPKLLPLGSIVPFSAELPTGPGEPRRVVQGIGLAQDTGGVIKGGRIDYYCGAGEESEYIAFRIKNPVRVHILVHRDALGGGQP